Genomic segment of uncultured Desulfobacter sp.:
CTTTGATTTTTACAACAATGAACGACCTCACCAAAGTTTTAACGGCCAGACGCCTGCCGAAGTGTATTATGGCGAAAATCAGTTAAGTCTTGTGGGATGAAGAAGCCAGAACCCGCTCCAGCGGAAGCCAACCCCTTCCGACGGGCAGTTTTTATGGTGCCCATTCTCAGGACCTGGCTTCCACTTCCGCTGGGCACCGAGAAAAATCCGACTATGACGCTTAAATTTAAAAAAAACTGTCTTGACATTGGGGTCCACTATAGTACAAATCAAAATTTATTCTTTCTGCATGGCGGACTCCATATTTATGACGATGGTATGTCCATCAAAAAACATGCTTTATCAGAGGATAAATTCACGATAATCGATCATGTTCGCTTTAACCTCAACAAACAAAAATTCCCATTATTCGTCTCTGAACCAAGTGATGCAAAGAAAAAATATAAAATTGAACATAATCCATATTTGAATAATGCTTTTTCAAAACTGGGAGAAATAAATGGAAGCCTTTTTATTCACGGGCATTCAATGGACGAAAATGACAAACACATATTCGATAAAATTGCCTATAGCAATATTCATACAGTTTATATAAGCATATTTGGGAATGAACATTCCGATCAAAATAAAAGGAGCAAGGCTAATGCCTTGGCATACATCCAATCGCAAAAAATTACTGTTAATTTTTATCAAGCGGAAACTGCTCCCGTATGGGCTTAACAAACATTTCATTTATAATATATAAATAAAAGAGGTTGTTGCTTTTTGAAAAACTAAATACTTTGAAATGTAACACGTCGTTGCAGCGGACAGCTGGGGCGGAACCCCAGTCCCCTCCCTACGCTCGGCTGCCCCTGAACTCCAACGATATGCTCCAAAAATAATGAGGAGGTCGCATGCATGGTCTGTCAGAAATAAAAATTGAGAATTATAAGTCGTGCCGCGAAGTTGACCTTGTTCTTTCCGACTTTACACCTTTGGTTGGCTATAACAATGGTGGAAAATCAAACATTTTAGAATCAATCAAATGGCTGCTGAAATCTTCAGTATTATCCAATGGCGACTTTTTTGATTTGAATCAACCAGTTGTCGTCTCCGGTAAAATTATAGGCATCACAGAAGAAATCTTAGGGAACCTTATTCAGAAACATAGAAATAGAATTGAACCGTATCTTCAAGACGGTTGTTTACGAATACGCCGCAAACAACCGTCCCCAGGTGGCACCGCAAAAAATATTTCCCTCGAAATTCGAAATCCTGAAATTGAAGACGAAGAAGCTGATAATGCTTGGGACACAAATCCAACTGGAATTGATGTCGCTATAAAATCAATTTTTCCTGAACCGATTGAAATCGGTGCTATGGAAAATGCTACTGAAGACGTAGGAAAATCGAAAGCCGGAACTACTATCGGCAAGCTCATTGGAGAAATAATGGCACCAATTGAGCAGGAACATGGGGCTGCATTAAATGAGGCCTTGCAAGGCATTAAACATCGGCTTGAAGCTGAGGGCGCAGAGAGGGCTCAAGAACTTAATAATTTTGACCAGCATGCGAATGAAAAGCTGAGAGACCTTTTCCCTGGTTTACAAGTTCGTATTCATGTGCCGGCACCTGAAATTAGGGAATTATTCAAAAGCGGAACTATTAAAATCATTGAAGATGGTATTGACATTTGTAGAGATGTCCAGGCTCTTGGTCATGGAGCACAACGTTCCATTCAAATGGCCTTAGTGCGCTATCTTGCTGATATCAAGTCTGGAAACAACGAAAACCCAACAAGGACATTGCTTCTAATAGATGAACCTGAACTATATTTACACCCTCAAGCTATAGAACATGTAAGGTTGGCTCTTAAGGCTTTGTCAGGAGAAGGCTATCAGGTCATTTTTACAACTCACTCGCCCTTAATGATCAGCACCACAGATATTGGTTCCACCCTGATAGTACGGAAGAATGGAAACAATGAGTCTTATTCCAAAAAACGGTTGTCTGACGCAATAAGCGAAGTAATTGAAGATGCTCCTAGCCAAACACAAACTCTTTTCGAACTCAGTAATTCAAGCCAAATTTTATTCTCAAATAAAGTAGTTATTGCTGAGGGCAGGACAGAACAAAGACTTCTACCAGAAATATACCATCTGATCCACAATTCAACGTTAAGTGCCGACAAAACAGCTCTGGTAAGCCCTGGCGGGACAGGCAATACATCAAAATGTTTAAACATACTTGCAGCAATGGAAATTCCAGCAAAGGCTGTGGTTGATCTTGATTACGCTTTTCGTGGTGCGGTAAGCAGTAATTTGCTACCTGACGATGATGAAGATGTTGCCGCATGTAGAACCTTATTTGCGACTTTGGCAGGAGGTCATGACTTTCATTTGGCAGAGGATGGATTTCCACGAAAGGGTGGAGAAATTACCCCAGCAGCAGCTTTTGTTTTGCTTGCGGCAGAGCCAGCTGCAGAAGCGCATATCGAGAATTTGCACACAAAATTATTAGAACAAAATATTTGGCTCTGGAAGAGAGGGGCCATTGAAGAGTATTTAGGAATTGAAGGGAAGAATGAACGATCTTGGGCAGCTTATAATGTCCAACTGCAGGCAAATGGTTGCGAGGCAACATTGAACGACTATGACGGCACAAAAGAGCTAATAGATTGGATTAAAGAATAAAAGAGTAGCATATCAAGTGCATTCACCAGATGGCGTGAAGCGCGGCGGCGCTGACGCGGGAAGTTCATTGGCGCCACTGGTGATGCTGGTCGTTACATTTAATACATTATTTTCGTTACTGTCCGAAAACCTGCCAGAATCAATTTTATAGAACAAAGTCTTGAATTAAAATAGGCGGCTAACTCCTGGCAGATCCAGGGAGCTTTTTAATGTATATTCTTGCTTTTTTCACCTACAAAGGTAGCCATCTGACTACTCTTCAGGCACAAAACCAAAATAAAATATTCCAAAAATCAACCTGCATAAAAGAGTAATATATCAATAGCCCACTGCTTTCAATTTGGGACAGTAATATGTATTTCTATCAAGCGGAACATTTTTTTTTGATATTGTGCCTTAGCCAATAAGTTCGGTTTTATTCAATCTTTTACATGAGTTCCAACAGATGTGTTTGTATTATCTTCTGTTGTGTTTGCATTTGCTGACAAAGCCTCAGGATCTTCGACATTAGCCGATTGCTTCTTGTTAAGATACGGAATTTCTTCCAAAATAAGCAAAACAGCTTTTTCTAATAGGAGTTCTGATGTTTCTTGATAACTTTTATTATCAATTATTCCGTTCATTCGTGCTTGACATAAGCTGTACATACCATCTCTGTAAAGCTGCATACCTTGCGATCTTTTGAATAAATGTTGCGCTGTCGAGGCGAGAGTTTTTGATATACTTGCTCCAACTTGTCCAGCCGATTTGGCACCAGTAGCAGGACCTTTAGCCGTTATTGCTGCCGCCAAACTGCTTGCAATATTATCTGATACATCTGCAGATGGTTCGGCACACACGATAATATCACCACTACCTTTTTTATGTTCCGTTACAACAACCATCCTTCTTGATGGAATAGTAGCAAATGTTGTAATCCTATTATTATGACTATGATCTTCAATGATTGGCTTTTCTAATGGAGGGGTGAAAACACTACATCCGCCTAAAAGCATAATAAACACGACTATTAAAAAACCTTCGAATTTAGTTCTCATTAGTTTCCTTTCGAATATTTAGAATTAATTATAAAAAAAGCAAGAATATACATTGTAGATCTTAACAAACGGCCATGGATCGAACTAAATATTTTGATTGGAGAAAATCAGCAAATATTATGTAGCGATCATCACATTAAATTTTTCAAAGTTTTGATACAATTCAATTGGAGATTGAATTGTACTCAATTTTGTATCACTGATTTGAACGAACGTCTATCAGGGAAACCCTTAGTTTTTAAATTATATAGAAATTAACTTAATTGGAGATTAAACATCCCCGGCAGGGAAACGCAAGATTAAATTTTATAGAACATTAAATGAACTCCCGACATCCTGTTCCCAAAGCCGTTGTTATTGCGGTGAAAGCCCTAAAAAGCCTTTGTTTCAAGACGTCGCTCCCTATATTCTTTCTTTTTTTGTCTGCTTTTGGATAAGATCCGCAACCAAAACCGCAACCATTTTAAATCTGTATTTTGCATTTCACCTATATTTATGGGGTAGCCTCGGCCTATGTGTTGCCGGGTTTTAGTATGGTTAATTTTCAATAAAATTGTTTTTTTTAGGTCAGACACAAGATATTATTCTGAATAATTTTATGAAAATCAGTTCAATCATACCATTATTGCGGTCTACTAAAGAATTTGAATCGGTAGGAATCGGAAACTATGGGAAACACATAATATTGCTCGCCGGTTTGATGCCAATGCTGGATTTATTTTGGCAGTGCAATTCAATCTCCGATTTTATTTAAAATGAAATCCTTAAGCTGTTCAACTTTGCTTCTACGCATTCACTGAAATGTTAATTTCTTCGGTAATTTTTCATGTGGTACTTGCAGTTATTTCACCGATATTCTATCTGTATGGATGATATCTGTCAAAAGGGTTTGAAATTATACAATTTTTATCTGGCATTTCAGGAAGCATACTATGCCTTATGATTTAAGTAAAAGATTGGTTATTGGTTTAGCCTCAAGTGCTCTGTTTGATCTTAAAGACTCTGACAAAGTATTCACGGAAAAAGGTGAAGATGTCTATCGTGAGTATCAGTTAGAAAAATTAAATGAGCCCTTACCCCCTGGCGTTGCGTTTCCTTTCATTAAAAGGCTACTGTCACTCAATCAGTTAAGGCCATCAGATCCACCGGTCGAAGTCATGCTCTTATCGAAAAATGACCCAGATACTGGCCTACGTGTTATGAAATCAATTCAACACCATGGGTTAGGTATGACAAGAGCAATCTTTCTCCAGGGTCGACATCCTCACAAATACATAAGAGCTTTAAATATTAGTTTATTCTTATCTGCGAATGAGGTTGATGTACAAGAAGCTATTTCATCAGGTTTTCCAGCAGGCCAGGTTCTTTCTTCTAACATAGAAGATGAATCCTCAGATTCCGAATTAAGAATTGCTTTTGACTTTGATGGAGTCGTTGCTGATGATGAAGCAGAAGCTATTTATCAAAAAACTCACGATTTAAACAAATTTCATGAGCATGAACAAGAGAATGTTAACGTTACTCATAACCCTGGCCCTTTAAAGGACTTTCTAAAAAAAGTATCTGATATACAAAAAATGGAAAAAGAAAAATCACAAACAGATGGTTTTTATTCTCCAAAACTTCGAATTTCTATTGTTACTGCACGTAACGCTCCATCACACGAGAGAGTCATAAATTCTATGAGAAGTTGGGGAATCATTGTAAACGAAGCATTTTTTTTGGGTGGCATTGATAAAAGTAATGTTTTGGAGATTTTGAAACCTCACATTTTTTTTGATGACCAAAAACTTCATCTTGAATCTGCTTCTAAGGTGTTGCCATCGGTTCATATACCATTTGGCGTCGCAAACCAAAAAATCATATAATCAGGATGTGCCCATGCACCAAATATTAAAAAGGACTTTGAATGTTTTTCTAATTATCACAACCGTGACAGCATTGTTATGCCTTGTTGGCGTGGGCTATCTATGGTTTTTTGCTGATTTAGAAAAAACAACGGATTTACCACACTTAAAATGGCTGCTTATGACTTTGATTGCAGAAATCATTGGAGTCATTGTCATGTTTGCAAAGAAAGGGATCAGATATTTGCCCGAGACCCACTTAAATAAGGACGAAAAAGAAACCTTTGAATTTATGGAGAAGTTTATTTCACAGGGCAGCAGTGTTACAATTGTCAGTAATCGAGTATCGTGGTTAAATCGGGCACAAAATGTGTCCAACAGAATTATTGAAAAAGCCAGTGCGGGAACGCATTTTGAAATAATTACACCAAGCCCAGCGACTGAAGACCTAAAAACGCCTCTTGAAAACGCTGGGGTTACTTTCTTCATAACAAAAGAAACTGTGCCACCTGAAGCACGATTCACGCTCATTAATGCAAATCGTAGTGGTGCAGAAAAATTAGCAATCGCGCGAGGTGTTCATCCCGAACATGAGATTACAGTTTTTGACAATAATTCTGGACCACAGATTATAGCGCTGGCGAAGGATATTATTAGAAAGTCAAAGGATCTTGTGGATGCTTAACATTTGGGATGACGCTGCTGAAATTCGGAAAAATCAAATTGAAATGGGTTGTGATTTTACCTTTTCCAAAATATTTGTTCCTTATTATATCGGGCTTGTACAAAGCCTGAAACCCCAAAGAATACTTGAAGTCGGTTGTGGTACTGGTCATCTTTCTTTGGCGTTATCCAGTTTTGTTAAAAATATTGATGCAATCGAACCATCAACATCTATGTATAATTTAGCTATCAGCGTACTGAAAAATACGACTGTTAAAATTACAAAATCAAGCATTCAAGAGTTTTCGTCAAAAAATAAGTATGACATGATCATATCCCATATGTGTGTTCAGACGGTTCGAGGCCTAAACGAATTATAGTGGACCCCAATGTCAAGACAGTTTTTTTTAAATTTAAGCGTCATAGTCGGATTTTTCTCGGTGCCCAGCGGAAGTGGAAGCCAGGTCCTGAGAATGGGCACCATAAAAACTGCCCGTCGGAAGGGGTTGGCTTCCGCTGGAGCGGGTTCTGGCTTCTTCATCCCACAAGACTTAACTGATTTTCGCCATAATACACTTCGGCAGGCGTCTGGCCGTTAAAACTTTGGTGAGGTCGTTCATTGTTGTAAAAATCAAAGTATTTTTTCAGGGAGTTGCGCAACTGTTCAACAGAACGAAATTCATTTACATAAATTTCTTCATACTTCACACTGCGCCACAGTCGTTCGATGAAAATATTATCGAGACATCGGCCTTTTCCATCCATGCTGATTTTAATGTCCTTATCTTTCAATACTTTTGTAAACTCGTGACTTGTGTATTGAGATCCTTGATCCGTGTTGAATATATAGGGTGTTCCATGACATCGTAACGCTCTCTCCAAAGAGGATATACAAAACTCGTTGTCCATGGTTATTGATAGTTCCCAGGAGAGAACATGACGACTATACCAATCCATGACCGCCGTCAAATAAACGAAGCCACCAGAAAGTGGAATATATGTTATATCCGTACACCACACCTGATTTGATCTGGTTACTTCAACGTTCCTCAAAAGATATGGATACACTTTATTTTGGGGATGAGCCTTGCTGGTATTTGGTTTCGGTGCAATGGACTGAATTCCCATTTTCCGCATCAGTCGTTGAACCCGTTTGCGGTTAATCTTATATCCGTTACGCCTGAGGGCATTACGAATTTGGCGGGTGCCATAAAAAGGATGGGCGGTATATTCATTGTCAATCAACCTCATGAATTCCAAATTTGTAGGCGTTTCCTGTCCAGTCAGGCCTTTACGGTAATAGATAGAACGTGGGAGCCCTATCAGTTCACATTGCCTTTGAATACTGAGTTTGGAGTTCTTGGGTTGAATCCGCTGTCTTTTCTCTTCAATACTCATCAGAGGTGCCCGCTGTTTTTTTTTAGCCAATCCAGTTCTACCTGGAGTTGGCCGACCTTTTGATATAAACGGTCCCGTTCAATCTCTGTTTCTTTGGTTTGTTTTGCCTGGCTATTGCCAAATACCAATGGAAGGGCTTCTATTGCTTCCTTTTTCCATCTATTTACAAGGCTTGTATGAATACCGAACTCAGAGGCAATCTCATTGACAGTTTGATTCCCTTTTATGGCTGCCAATGCGACCTTACTTTTTAATTCTTTACTGTAGTTTTTCCGTTTCAAAATGAATCCCTTTCTGGTTTCTGGACTGTTATATTTTATCTTAACATCTTGTCCAGTTTTCGGGGTCCACTATATAACGAGTCCATCGAAATCAATAACAAAAGCATTGTGAGGTGGAAGCTCTTTCAAAAATGAAAGCCCAGTCGCTAAATTTAAAAACCGACAGTTTATTATAAGTGAACAGGCCAAATTTTCTTAATTTTAAAGATTTTAAGTTTGGTATTGAGCGACAGCTATGTCTATCAAAGCTCGGTTTTCTTAAATTAACCCAGATACAACATGTTGTATTCGGAGTGCTCCGGACAAAAGCGACATTTCATACCATTAAGGCTCGCTTCAGTTTTTCTGCATTTCCTTCCTGTAATGAGGTTACATCCAGAAACCACTGTATTAATTCGGATTGTTAGAGGCGTCCAGCCAGAGACAAATCGACTCAATAAGGTATAATATTTCCCCTTGCAATTCCCGATAGGGTAAGTGTAATCTTCAATAATTCTAAATTTTAATACTCAAACATGATGAGTTCTATTGAAAGGTCTCTAAGCTATTGTGGCCGAATGACCAGCTTTAAAAAGTGTAACGCTTATCCCCGATATTCATAACGAAATAATGTAACGGCCAGATACCCCGCCGCCATACCCCGCCAAGAAAATCATAAAATCATACCCCGCATGCCTATCCCGCCGATAGACCCCGCCGTTGATTCATTCAAAATTTGCTACATATAATCTCCCTGATTCGAATCTTGGAGAAAAATGATGGCAAAGAATTCTCGTGGAAAACGCCCTTGTTCTATTTGCCGAAAATGGTTTGCTCCTGATGTAAGACAAAAAGGCAGGCAGAGAACATGTAGCCCGGCTTGCCAAAATGAGCTTCATCGCAGGCAATGTGAAAACTGGAACAGGAAAAATAAAGCTGTCTCCAAAAATAATTATCTGGCAAAAAAGCTTGAAGAGGCAGAGAACCTTCAAACATCCGGAAAATTGCCTGTTCTACCATTGGAAGTTATTGAAATAGAATACGGTATCAAGCCGGCAATTATCGCCCAATACCTGGTCACCCAGGTTATCAGCCACACCAAAGAAAAAATTCGAGAATTCCCATAAACGCCTCTGACTAATCGAATATTGATTTCAAGAGACATGATTGGAGTAACTTCTTGTAATATTAGGATATATGAACATACTAATCGGATTTTGATTCTAAGAGACATCATGTGCGTAAGTTATTGATAATATATATGGATACAAACAGAGTAATCAGCATCCCAGTTCAAGAGGCAACTGACAACCGACCCTGGCCGGTGATATAAAAAGGCATCTGAAATTCTAAAAATAAGGAGATGTCTCATGGCGCACAGGTTTTCATCACGGGAATTATT
This window contains:
- a CDS encoding 5'-nucleotidase, coding for MPYDLSKRLVIGLASSALFDLKDSDKVFTEKGEDVYREYQLEKLNEPLPPGVAFPFIKRLLSLNQLRPSDPPVEVMLLSKNDPDTGLRVMKSIQHHGLGMTRAIFLQGRHPHKYIRALNISLFLSANEVDVQEAISSGFPAGQVLSSNIEDESSDSELRIAFDFDGVVADDEAEAIYQKTHDLNKFHEHEQENVNVTHNPGPLKDFLKKVSDIQKMEKEKSQTDGFYSPKLRISIVTARNAPSHERVINSMRSWGIIVNEAFFLGGIDKSNVLEILKPHIFFDDQKLHLESASKVLPSVHIPFGVANQKII
- a CDS encoding DUF4917 family protein; the protein is MKKPEPAPAEANPFRRAVFMVPILRTWLPLPLGTEKNPTMTLKFKKNCLDIGVHYSTNQNLFFLHGGLHIYDDGMSIKKHALSEDKFTIIDHVRFNLNKQKFPLFVSEPSDAKKKYKIEHNPYLNNAFSKLGEINGSLFIHGHSMDENDKHIFDKIAYSNIHTVYISIFGNEHSDQNKRSKANALAYIQSQKITVNFYQAETAPVWA
- a CDS encoding AAA family ATPase is translated as MHGLSEIKIENYKSCREVDLVLSDFTPLVGYNNGGKSNILESIKWLLKSSVLSNGDFFDLNQPVVVSGKIIGITEEILGNLIQKHRNRIEPYLQDGCLRIRRKQPSPGGTAKNISLEIRNPEIEDEEADNAWDTNPTGIDVAIKSIFPEPIEIGAMENATEDVGKSKAGTTIGKLIGEIMAPIEQEHGAALNEALQGIKHRLEAEGAERAQELNNFDQHANEKLRDLFPGLQVRIHVPAPEIRELFKSGTIKIIEDGIDICRDVQALGHGAQRSIQMALVRYLADIKSGNNENPTRTLLLIDEPELYLHPQAIEHVRLALKALSGEGYQVIFTTHSPLMISTTDIGSTLIVRKNGNNESYSKKRLSDAISEVIEDAPSQTQTLFELSNSSQILFSNKVVIAEGRTEQRLLPEIYHLIHNSTLSADKTALVSPGGTGNTSKCLNILAAMEIPAKAVVDLDYAFRGAVSSNLLPDDDEDVAACRTLFATLAGGHDFHLAEDGFPRKGGEITPAAAFVLLAAEPAAEAHIENLHTKLLEQNIWLWKRGAIEEYLGIEGKNERSWAAYNVQLQANGCEATLNDYDGTKELIDWIKE
- a CDS encoding class I SAM-dependent methyltransferase, yielding MLNIWDDAAEIRKNQIEMGCDFTFSKIFVPYYIGLVQSLKPQRILEVGCGTGHLSLALSSFVKNIDAIEPSTSMYNLAISVLKNTTVKITKSSIQEFSSKNKYDMIISHMCVQTVRGLNEL